Within Mycobacterium botniense, the genomic segment ATCTGTACGACACCCAGGTGGGCACCGACAGCGCCCACTACCCGCGCGCGCTGTACGCGCCGCATCCGGTGCTGTCCGGATTGGTCAGCCGACGCACGCTCATCTCGGCGATTCTCCTGGTGAACCTGGCCGACCTGGCAATCCTCGTGGTGTTGGCGTTGGTGCGGGGCTGGCCGGTAGTGGTGTTCGCGCTGACCGGCTTCGTGCTGAGCGTCGCCTACACCGCGCCGCCGCTGCGGCTGAAGAAACGCGGCCTGGGCGAACCCGACGTTTTCCTGGTCTGGGGGCCACTGATGGTGTGCGGAACATACTTTTCGGCGGTTGGCACACTGAGCTGGCATATCGTGCTCGCGTCGCTCCCCTATGGGCTGTTGTGCACGACGGTGTTGATGGGCAAGCACATCGACAAAATCCCCTATGATGCGCCGCTCGGGATCCGCACGCTGCCGGTGATCTTCGGCGCCGCCCGCGCACGGCTGGTGACGCTGGCGATGATGGTCGGGTTTTACCTGTTGGTCGGGGTGGCGGTGGTGGCGCAGGCGATGCCGTGGCCGGCGTTGCTGGTCGCCGTGGCGCTGCCGCGGCTGGTGAAAGTATGGCCGTACTTTCGTCGTCCGCCTCCAGACCGGCCGCCTCCGGATTTCCCGGTCTGGCCGTTGTGGTACGCGGCGCTGGCATGGGTACACGTGCGCCAGGCGGGCGCGCTGCTGGTCGCGGGCCTCGCGATGGGTGCTATCCTGGCCACTTCCTAGCGAACGTTTTCGGGCCACATCGCCTTGACACCCGGGTCGCGGCGACCGGTAATACCCGCCCGCACCGACTAGACTGCAAAGATGCATCGCGGGGGGCCGGGCGTAGCTTCACGAAGCTTCATGAACGGCCTGTGCTGAGAAATACAGAAAGGCTTATGCCGTAATGACTGTGCCGCTGACGCCCTTCTATGACGACGTCCAGGCCCACTACGACCTGTCCGACGAGTTCTTCCGGCTGTTCCTGGACCCTACGCAGACCTACAGCTGCGCCTACTTCGAGCGCGACGACATGACGCTGGAACAGGCGCAGATCGCCAAAATCGATCTCGCCCTTGGGAAATTGCGGCTAGAGCCCGGTATGACGCTGCTCGACATCGGCTGCGGCTGGGGATCAACGATGCTGCGCGCCATCGAGAAATACGACGTCAACGTCATCGGCCTGACATTGTCCGAGAACCAGGCCGGCTACGTGCGGACAGTGTTTGAGAAGATGGATACCCACCGCTCGTGGCGGGTGTTGGTGGAAGGCTGGGAAAAGTTCCACGAGCCCGTCGACCGCATCGTGTCCATCGGCGCGTTCGAGCACTTCGGCCACCAGCGCTATCCCCGCTACTTCAAGATGGCCTACGAGGCGTTGCCCGCAGACGGGGTGATGCTGCTGCACACCATCACCCGGCCCACGTTCTCGGAGGGGAAGAAGATGGGCCTGGCGCTGACCCGCGAAGTGGTTGAGTTCGCCAAGTTCATCCTCGACGAGATCTTCCCGGGCGGCTGGTTGCCGTCGGTGCCGATTGTGCACGGGCACGCCACCAAGGCCGGTTTCACGGTGACCCGGATCCAGTCGCTGCAGCCGCACTACGCGCGCACCCTCGACATGTGGGCGGCCGCACTGCAAGCCAACAGGGACAAAGCCGTCACCATCCAGTCCCAAGAGGTCTACGACCGCTACATGAAGTATCTGACCGGCTGCGCGCAGCTGTTCCGCGACAGGTATACCGACGTCCACCAATTCACGCTGGAAAAGTCGCCCGCGGTGTGATCTGCGCGCACGGCACCGTGCTGGGCCGGTGTTGTCCAGGCTGCGGCGTGTATGGTGTCATAGGGCAGACGCCTACCCTGGCTTCTGCTCTGTGACCAGCCCGTTTGCGACCGTGGGGATCTGCCAGTGACCGAGACCTCCAGCGAGACACAGACCGTGCAGTCCCGCCGCTCCCCGAGCGCCCGGCGGTGGGGTTCCAGCGACGCCGAAGTGCGGTCGCACTACGACCTGTCCAACGAATTTTTCCGGTTGTGGCAGGATCCCACCCAGACCTACAGCTGCGCCTACTTCGAGCGCGACGACATGACGCTGGAAGAGGCGCAGATCGCCAAAATCGATCTCGCCCTTGGGAAATTGCGGCTAGAGCCCGGTATGACGCTGCTCGACATCGGCTGCGGCTGGGGATCAACGATGCTGCGCGCCATCGAGAAATACGACGTCAACGTCATCGGCCTGACGCTGTCGGAAAACCAGAAAGCGCACGTCGAGCAGCGCTTCGCTGAGTTGGACAGCCCCCGCAGCAGACGGGTGCTCTTACAGCCGTGGGAAGAGTTCAACGAGCCGGTGGATCGGATTGTGTCGATCGGCGCTTTCGAGCATTTCGGCTGGGACAGCTACGACGCCTACTTCAAGATGGCCTACGACCTGATGCCCGACGACGGTGTGATGCTGCTGCACACCATCTGCACGGCGACCGAGGAAGAGGTCAAGCGACGCGGGCTGCCGTTGACAATGTCGTTGTTCCGTTTTATCCGGTTCATCCTGACCGAGATTTTTCCCGGTGGTGAGCTGCCACGCGTGCCGCTGGTCGAGGAGCACGCCACCAAAGCCGGTTTCACTGTGACCCGGATCCAGTCGCTGCAGCCGCACTACGCGCGCACCCTGGACACGTGGGCGGCAAACTTGAAGGCCCACAAGGATGAAGCTATCGCCATCACCTCCGAAGAGGTCTACGAAAGATACATGAAGTACCTGACCGGATGCGCTGAGCTATTCCGCAAGGGCTACACCGACGTCTGCCAATTCACCTGCGAAAAGGTATAGATTATCCGCTCCATCGGCGTCGCCGCCGTGGCCCGGGCGCGCCCATGAGCCCCGACGCGAATCACCGATGATATCTTTCGGCGCTCAGGCGTTCAGGGGTCAACCACCGGCCCGGCCGTTGGGCGCTTTCGTCAGCGTGAACTGTCCCACTTCGGTGATACCGCGCCGGAAACGGTCAGCACACCCGGTTAAGTAGTGCATATAGCGCTCGTACACTTCTTCGGAGGTGACGGCGATAGCTTCATCCTTGTGGGCCTTCAAGTTTGCCGCCCAGATATCCAATGTCCGCACGTAATGCGGGTTCATCAACTGAATTTGACCGGTCGAGAACCCCGCCTTGTGCGAGTAGTCGACAATGTCTTCCGGCGCCGGCAATGCGCCGCCTGGAAATATCTCCCGGGCGATGAATTGACCGAACCTCAAGTCACTCATCGTGAGCTTGATGCCCCTGGGGGCCCAGTAGGTCGGCGGATGGGTGAATATGGTCTCCAGGACCATCAGACCGTCACCGGGCAGAACACGGTAAGCCGTCTCAAAGAATGGCGCCCACCGGTCTTTTCCGAACGCCTCGAACGCCTCGATGCTGACGATCCGGTCGACCGGCTCGTCGAACTGCTCCCACCCCTGCAGCAACACCCGCGTGCTGCGCGGAGTGTCCATTTCATCGAACATTCTCTGCACGTGTGCCCGCTGGTTTCTGGAGAGCG encodes:
- a CDS encoding prenyltransferase, which encodes MPEMTARSRLRSWRYALRTTNPPPDGPVDTLTRWLVVTRAAVLPMTVFAGLVAALLAVGQSGMDWRWLTVAVVGITLAHIANNLMNDLYDTQVGTDSAHYPRALYAPHPVLSGLVSRRTLISAILLVNLADLAILVVLALVRGWPVVVFALTGFVLSVAYTAPPLRLKKRGLGEPDVFLVWGPLMVCGTYFSAVGTLSWHIVLASLPYGLLCTTVLMGKHIDKIPYDAPLGIRTLPVIFGAARARLVTLAMMVGFYLLVGVAVVAQAMPWPALLVAVALPRLVKVWPYFRRPPPDRPPPDFPVWPLWYAALAWVHVRQAGALLVAGLAMGAILATS
- a CDS encoding cyclopropane mycolic acid synthase family methyltransferase, with amino-acid sequence MTVPLTPFYDDVQAHYDLSDEFFRLFLDPTQTYSCAYFERDDMTLEQAQIAKIDLALGKLRLEPGMTLLDIGCGWGSTMLRAIEKYDVNVIGLTLSENQAGYVRTVFEKMDTHRSWRVLVEGWEKFHEPVDRIVSIGAFEHFGHQRYPRYFKMAYEALPADGVMLLHTITRPTFSEGKKMGLALTREVVEFAKFILDEIFPGGWLPSVPIVHGHATKAGFTVTRIQSLQPHYARTLDMWAAALQANRDKAVTIQSQEVYDRYMKYLTGCAQLFRDRYTDVHQFTLEKSPAV
- a CDS encoding cyclopropane mycolic acid synthase family methyltransferase codes for the protein MTKTPGDTQSLTPPFDDVQAHYDLSDEFFRLFQDPTQTYSCAYFERDDMTLEEAQIAKIDLALGKLGLQPGMTLLDIGCGWGSTMRRAIEKYDVNVIGLTLSRNQRAHVQRMFDEMDTPRSTRVLLQGWEQFDEPVDRIVSIEAFEAFGKDRWAPFFETAYRVLPGDGLMVLETIFTHPPTYWAPRGIKLTMSDLRFGQFIAREIFPGGALPAPEDIVDYSHKAGFSTGQIQLMNPHYVRTLDIWAANLKAHKDEAIAVTSEEVYERYMHYLTGCADRFRRGITEVGQFTLTKAPNGRAGG
- a CDS encoding cyclopropane mycolic acid synthase family methyltransferase — translated: MQSRRSPSARRWGSSDAEVRSHYDLSNEFFRLWQDPTQTYSCAYFERDDMTLEEAQIAKIDLALGKLRLEPGMTLLDIGCGWGSTMLRAIEKYDVNVIGLTLSENQKAHVEQRFAELDSPRSRRVLLQPWEEFNEPVDRIVSIGAFEHFGWDSYDAYFKMAYDLMPDDGVMLLHTICTATEEEVKRRGLPLTMSLFRFIRFILTEIFPGGELPRVPLVEEHATKAGFTVTRIQSLQPHYARTLDTWAANLKAHKDEAIAITSEEVYERYMKYLTGCAELFRKGYTDVCQFTCEKV